A window from Micromonospora terminaliae encodes these proteins:
- a CDS encoding glycoside hydrolase family 18 protein, which translates to MRVRHRTEFTGPALGACCYRVRVIMGRTVLGAYFPGADAHEYPIEHLPADLLTHLFYAFATIEDGHLRPPAAAPAQVAAIKQAHPHLRIMISIGGWGAGGFSDAALTPRARANLVAECVELTAGFDGVDLDWEFPVSGGPAELTRRPEDRRNCTLLAQDLRDRLGPDRLLTAALPAGRLQSAGPYDPADSFELAELADVLDFVNLMTYDFGTGFSPIATFNAPLTEVADDPLEPGLRRWNNVTGAVDYYERHGVPRDKLVLGVPFYGRGFRVTSPGEQAGLFQPQIGTVDVGNWRDISRDLLPDPAWQHHRHPVARTPWLYHPETQTFVSYEDADSIEERAAFAAGHGLRGAFTWQLAGDDSEHSLLAAMTRPFRR; encoded by the coding sequence GTGCGGGTGCGCCATCGCACCGAATTCACCGGCCCGGCTCTGGGCGCCTGCTGCTACCGTGTCCGGGTGATCATGGGGCGGACGGTTCTGGGTGCCTACTTTCCCGGAGCGGACGCGCACGAGTACCCGATCGAGCACCTTCCCGCCGACCTGCTGACTCACCTGTTCTATGCATTCGCCACGATCGAGGACGGGCACCTGAGGCCCCCTGCCGCGGCACCAGCGCAGGTCGCCGCGATCAAGCAGGCGCATCCGCACCTGCGAATCATGATCTCGATCGGTGGCTGGGGTGCCGGCGGGTTCTCCGATGCTGCGCTGACCCCCCGCGCACGCGCCAACCTGGTCGCCGAATGCGTGGAGCTCACCGCCGGCTTCGACGGCGTGGATCTGGATTGGGAGTTTCCGGTATCGGGTGGCCCTGCCGAGCTGACCCGGCGGCCCGAGGATCGGCGTAACTGCACGCTGCTCGCCCAGGACCTGCGTGACCGTCTCGGCCCGGACCGCCTGCTGACCGCCGCCCTGCCGGCCGGGCGGCTGCAGTCAGCCGGCCCGTATGACCCGGCGGACAGCTTCGAGCTCGCGGAACTCGCCGATGTCCTCGACTTCGTCAACCTCATGACCTACGACTTCGGTACGGGCTTCTCCCCGATCGCTACGTTCAACGCGCCACTGACGGAAGTCGCCGACGACCCGCTCGAACCCGGCCTGCGGCGGTGGAACAACGTCACGGGTGCGGTCGACTACTACGAGCGTCACGGCGTACCACGCGACAAGCTCGTGCTCGGCGTACCGTTCTACGGCCGCGGATTCCGCGTCACCTCACCTGGCGAGCAAGCCGGCCTGTTCCAGCCCCAGATCGGTACCGTCGATGTCGGCAACTGGCGCGACATCAGCCGTGACCTGCTGCCCGACCCGGCATGGCAGCACCACCGCCATCCGGTCGCCCGCACACCGTGGCTCTACCATCCTGAGACCCAGACGTTCGTGAGCTACGAGGACGCCGACTCCATCGAGGAA